The proteins below are encoded in one region of Amycolatopsis magusensis:
- a CDS encoding MBL fold metallo-hydrolase, translating into MAKPFASSADTAVKEQTLEVLADGVYALTAEGDPNIGAIEGEDFLVCFEALATPVAARKWLAKLREHTGKPVRYLALSHYHAVRVLGASAFDAETIVAHETTAALVAERGLQDWESEFARMPRLAEAAESVPGLTWPTLTFADRLTIDLGGDRGELVLQWHGRGHTEGDITAWLPRQKILFAGDLVEAEAALYTGDAFHRDWATGTLDAVKALGAEQLVGGRGAVSRGREAVDAAIEQTRGFLDVMIREVGAVQQRGGTLKEAFEATHAALAGDYGHWPIFEHCLPFDVSRLWDELSGVERPVIWTAERDREVWAQLQG; encoded by the coding sequence ATGGCCAAGCCATTCGCCTCGTCCGCCGACACCGCCGTCAAGGAGCAGACCCTCGAGGTGCTCGCCGACGGCGTCTACGCCCTCACCGCGGAGGGTGATCCGAACATCGGCGCGATCGAGGGCGAGGACTTCCTGGTCTGCTTCGAAGCGCTCGCCACCCCGGTCGCCGCGCGGAAATGGCTGGCGAAGCTGCGGGAGCACACCGGCAAACCGGTGCGTTACCTGGCGCTGAGCCACTACCACGCGGTGCGGGTGCTCGGCGCCAGCGCGTTCGACGCGGAAACGATCGTGGCGCACGAAACCACCGCCGCGCTCGTCGCCGAGCGGGGTTTGCAGGACTGGGAAAGCGAGTTCGCGCGCATGCCGCGGCTGGCCGAGGCCGCCGAATCCGTACCCGGCCTCACCTGGCCCACGCTCACCTTCGCCGACCGCCTCACCATCGACCTCGGTGGCGATCGCGGTGAGCTGGTGCTGCAGTGGCACGGCCGCGGGCACACCGAGGGCGACATCACCGCGTGGCTGCCGCGGCAGAAGATCCTCTTCGCCGGTGACCTCGTGGAGGCCGAGGCCGCGCTGTACACCGGAGACGCGTTCCACCGCGATTGGGCGACCGGCACGCTGGACGCGGTGAAGGCGCTCGGGGCCGAGCAACTGGTCGGCGGCCGTGGCGCGGTCAGCCGGGGGCGGGAGGCCGTCGACGCCGCGATCGAGCAGACGCGCGGTTTCCTCGACGTGATGATCCGTGAAGTCGGTGCTGTACAACAGCGTGGTGGCACGCTCAAGGAAGCTTTCGAGGCCACCCACGCGGCGCTGGCCGGCGACTACGGCCACTGGCCGATCTTCGAGCACTGCCTGCCGTTCGACGTGTCGCGGCTCTGGGACGAGCTGTCCGGCGTCGAGCGGCCGGTGATCTGGACCGCCGAACGTGACCGCGAGGTGTGGGCGCAGTTGCAGGGCTGA
- a CDS encoding FAD-dependent monooxygenase — MRNESWPLEPVLVLGAGPVGQTTALLLARWGVPSIVLDRRPARDLAGSKAICQQRDVLDVWEAVGAGRRIAAEGVTWTTARTFHRDAELFSYEFAEPGTPVFPPFVNLSQTRTEEILDERIAAEPLVDLRWGHEVTDIDQDAAGVTARLAGGRTLRGSYLVVCAGARSDELRRLLGVTFEGESFDDRFLICDIRAELPGWATERRFYFDPAWNPGRQVLIHPCPGSTFRIDWQVAAGYELEAEVESGALDARIRRIIGDRDYEIVWKSVYRFHSRVADRMRRGRVLIAGDAAHLVSPFGARGLNSGVGDAENAAWKLAYVGHGWAPEELLETYHDERHAAALENIAVTTATMDFLVPADETRARRRTEVLERAATDQDARASVDSGRLAEPFWYVDSPLTTPDPRRPFAGRPPRGEAPPAGPGVLVPDAPVVLPGTGPTRIRALARDGFLLLAGAGFGPTVAVRVLKLAEIDPEGALTAALGARPEEAWLIRPDAHIAAVLTDPADLPAALARARGSLEWSPFAAGTD, encoded by the coding sequence ATGCGCAACGAATCCTGGCCGCTCGAGCCGGTGCTCGTCCTGGGCGCCGGTCCGGTCGGCCAGACCACGGCCCTGCTGCTCGCGCGGTGGGGGGTGCCGTCGATCGTGCTCGACCGGCGCCCGGCCCGCGATCTGGCCGGGTCCAAGGCGATCTGCCAGCAGCGGGACGTGCTTGACGTCTGGGAGGCGGTCGGCGCCGGCCGCCGGATCGCGGCCGAGGGCGTCACCTGGACGACAGCCCGTACCTTCCACCGGGACGCCGAGCTGTTCAGCTACGAGTTCGCCGAGCCGGGCACGCCGGTGTTCCCGCCGTTCGTGAACCTCTCGCAGACCCGCACCGAGGAGATCCTGGACGAGCGGATCGCCGCCGAACCACTGGTGGACCTGCGCTGGGGCCACGAGGTCACCGACATCGACCAGGACGCGGCCGGTGTGACAGCGCGCCTGGCCGGCGGCCGGACGCTGCGCGGGTCCTACCTGGTCGTGTGCGCGGGGGCACGCAGTGACGAGCTGCGCCGCCTGCTCGGCGTGACCTTCGAGGGCGAGTCCTTCGACGACCGGTTCCTCATCTGCGACATCCGCGCCGAGCTGCCCGGCTGGGCCACGGAACGGCGGTTCTACTTCGACCCGGCGTGGAACCCCGGCCGCCAGGTGCTCATCCACCCGTGCCCGGGGTCGACCTTCCGGATCGACTGGCAGGTGGCGGCCGGTTACGAGCTGGAGGCCGAGGTGGAATCCGGCGCGCTGGACGCGCGGATCCGCCGGATCATCGGCGACCGCGACTACGAGATCGTCTGGAAATCGGTCTACCGCTTCCATTCACGGGTGGCGGACCGCATGCGCCGCGGCCGGGTGCTCATCGCCGGGGACGCGGCACACCTGGTCTCGCCGTTCGGCGCGCGTGGCCTGAATTCCGGCGTCGGCGACGCGGAGAACGCCGCGTGGAAGCTCGCCTACGTCGGGCACGGCTGGGCTCCGGAGGAACTGCTCGAGACCTACCACGACGAACGGCATGCCGCGGCGCTCGAAAACATCGCCGTCACCACCGCGACGATGGATTTCCTCGTGCCCGCGGACGAAACGCGGGCGCGGCGGCGAACCGAGGTGCTCGAACGGGCGGCCACGGACCAGGACGCGCGGGCGAGCGTGGATTCCGGGCGGCTGGCCGAGCCGTTCTGGTACGTCGATTCCCCGTTGACCACCCCGGATCCGCGCCGCCCGTTCGCCGGACGACCACCGCGTGGCGAGGCGCCACCGGCCGGGCCGGGGGTGTTGGTGCCGGACGCGCCCGTCGTCCTGCCGGGCACCGGTCCGACGCGCATCCGGGCCCTCGCGCGAGACGGCTTCCTGCTGCTGGCCGGTGCCGGATTCGGCCCCACGGTGGCCGTCCGCGTGCTGAAGCTGGCCGAAATCGATCCGGAAGGAGCGCTCACCGCCGCGCTGGGGGCCAGGCCCGAGGAGGCCTGGCTCATCCGCCCGGACGCCCACATCGCCGCCGTGCTCACCGATCCGGCGGACCTTCCGGCGGCACTCGCGCGGGCACGCGGCTCGCTAGAGTGGAGCCCGTTTGCCGCCGGTACCGACTGA